From a region of the Thermodesulfobacteriota bacterium genome:
- a CDS encoding N-acetyltransferase, whose protein sequence is MIRKAKLHDVKAIHALLQQYAVKGQLLPRPLSALYDHVRSFSISMDENKNLIVGCCALQFCWEDLAEIRSLAVHPDYQGKNIGSELTKTVLSEAKQFETKKVFTLTYKPTFFQRFGFVQIHRSDLPIKIWADCITCVKFPDCDETAMMKEI, encoded by the coding sequence ATGATTAGAAAAGCAAAGTTACACGACGTAAAAGCCATACACGCCCTATTGCAGCAATATGCCGTCAAAGGCCAACTTCTTCCACGCCCTTTAAGCGCCTTATACGATCATGTCCGCTCTTTTTCAATTTCGATGGATGAAAATAAAAATCTTATTGTCGGTTGCTGCGCCCTGCAATTTTGCTGGGAAGATCTTGCTGAAATTCGATCTCTTGCGGTTCACCCTGATTATCAGGGAAAAAATATTGGATCAGAACTTACCAAAACCGTTCTTTCCGAAGCGAAACAATTTGAGACTAAAAAAGTATTTACCTTAACCTACAAACCGACATTTTTCCAAAGATTCGGATTTGTTCAAATACACAGATCAGACCTTCCCATTAAAATCTGGGCAGACTGCATTACCTGCGTCAAGTTTCCCGACTGTGATGAAACAGCCATGATGAAAGAAATATAG